The Aminithiophilus ramosus genome contains a region encoding:
- a CDS encoding PIN/TRAM domain-containing protein — protein MAEGFGKIVFGAARGLLALLGGIAGYQVARWVVSEGWLPWTSMLHVLVLNGLCVLVLGGMGYLLTPYFIKSLGFIGLLFEHHLQFLSWQDLSVAILGLIVGLLVANLVALPFADLPAIGSYIAVLLNVVLGYIGIRLFLKRREEIQGMWSTIGGLKERIRLRGPRQVQVGRGEEVVGGGRCNLKILDTSVLIDGRILDVAQTGFLEGSLVLPRFVLLELQSVADSSDSVRRSRGRRGLDVVNSLQKIENVQVEIVEIPLRQLQVESVDEGLIALARQIGGKVMTTDYNLNKLAQIDGVDVLNVNDLSNALKPMLLPGETVIVDLIREGKEPLQGVGYLDDGTMIVVEEGRSHIGRRVDVTVTSMLQTSAGRMVFGRIRREVPK, from the coding sequence ATGGCCGAAGGATTTGGGAAAATCGTCTTTGGCGCGGCGCGAGGTCTTTTGGCGCTGCTGGGTGGAATCGCCGGCTATCAGGTCGCGCGCTGGGTCGTTTCCGAGGGGTGGCTTCCCTGGACGTCGATGCTGCATGTCCTGGTTCTGAACGGCCTTTGCGTCCTGGTGTTGGGGGGCATGGGCTACCTGTTGACTCCCTATTTCATAAAGAGCCTCGGCTTTATAGGTCTCCTCTTCGAGCACCACCTTCAATTCCTGAGCTGGCAAGATCTCTCCGTGGCCATCCTGGGCCTGATCGTGGGATTGCTCGTGGCCAATCTGGTGGCCCTTCCCTTTGCCGATCTTCCTGCCATCGGAAGCTACATTGCCGTCCTGCTCAACGTGGTCTTGGGCTATATCGGCATAAGGCTTTTTCTTAAGAGGCGGGAAGAGATCCAAGGCATGTGGAGCACCATCGGCGGTCTCAAGGAGCGGATCCGGCTGCGCGGGCCGAGACAGGTACAGGTGGGCAGGGGAGAGGAGGTCGTCGGCGGCGGACGATGTAATCTCAAGATCCTCGATACGAGCGTGCTCATCGACGGCCGCATCCTCGACGTAGCCCAGACGGGGTTTCTGGAGGGATCGCTCGTCCTGCCCCGTTTCGTCCTTCTCGAGCTTCAGTCTGTCGCCGATTCCTCCGATTCCGTCCGGCGGAGCCGGGGACGGAGAGGCCTCGACGTCGTCAACAGCCTTCAGAAGATCGAGAACGTCCAGGTGGAGATCGTCGAGATTCCCCTCAGGCAGCTCCAGGTGGAATCCGTCGACGAGGGGCTCATCGCTCTGGCTCGCCAGATCGGCGGCAAAGTCATGACGACGGATTACAACCTCAACAAATTGGCCCAGATCGACGGCGTCGACGTTCTCAACGTCAACGATCTCTCCAATGCCCTCAAGCCGATGCTTCTGCCCGGAGAAACGGTCATCGTCGATCTCATCAGGGAGGGCAAAGAGCCGCTTCAGGGCGTGGGCTATCTCGACGATGGAACGATGATCGTCGTCGAGGAGGGGCGTTCTCACATCGGTCGTCGCGTCGATGT
- the recR gene encoding recombination mediator RecR, giving the protein MSLPEPLEKLTGLLGRFPGVGEKSARRMALYLLQQPQSWTRELARALVTLRESLHPCPECGNLTDIDPCSVCRDPLRERETLCVVETAEDLISLEQSGVHNGLYHVLGGRISPLDGEELPPEALGRLAGRLERGKFKEVILATSPRIEGDMTYYAVLEALRPLTIRVSRLAYGLPVGGSIGFADRVTLRAAMDARREVKREDL; this is encoded by the coding sequence TTGTCCCTTCCCGAACCCCTGGAGAAACTGACGGGCCTTCTGGGGCGTTTCCCCGGAGTGGGAGAGAAAAGCGCCCGCCGCATGGCTCTGTACCTGCTGCAACAGCCTCAGAGCTGGACTCGGGAGTTGGCGCGAGCTCTTGTGACCCTTCGCGAGAGTCTGCATCCCTGTCCCGAGTGCGGCAATCTGACCGACATCGATCCCTGCTCCGTCTGTCGCGATCCCCTGCGGGAAAGGGAGACGCTTTGCGTCGTCGAGACGGCCGAGGACCTCATCAGCCTGGAACAGTCGGGCGTTCATAACGGGCTGTACCACGTCCTCGGCGGTCGCATATCTCCTCTGGACGGAGAGGAGTTGCCTCCTGAGGCCCTGGGCCGTTTGGCGGGGCGCCTCGAGAGGGGAAAGTTCAAAGAGGTGATCCTCGCCACGAGCCCGCGTATCGAGGGTGATATGACCTATTATGCCGTCCTCGAAGCCCTCCGTCCCCTGACGATCCGCGTTTCCCGTCTGGCCTACGGCCTTCCCGTGGGGGGAAGCATCGGATTCGCCGATCGGGTGACTCTGCGGGCCGCTATGGATGCGAGAAGAGAGGTCAAACGGGAGGATTTGTGA
- a CDS encoding YbaB/EbfC family nucleoid-associated protein has protein sequence MKMDKLLKQAQKMQAQMARVQEDLARERVEGLAGGGMVKAVADGKGDIVAVHVDPEVVDPKEVEMLEDLILAAVNEAIRASRELSNDRMGQLTSGLGMPNLF, from the coding sequence ATGAAAATGGATAAGCTTCTCAAGCAGGCCCAGAAAATGCAGGCCCAAATGGCGCGGGTTCAGGAAGATCTGGCCAGGGAGCGCGTCGAGGGACTTGCCGGCGGCGGGATGGTCAAGGCGGTGGCCGACGGCAAGGGAGATATCGTCGCCGTTCATGTCGATCCGGAAGTTGTCGACCCCAAGGAAGTGGAGATGCTCGAGGACCTGATTCTGGCCGCCGTCAACGAAGCGATTCGAGCTTCCCGCGAGCTTTCGAACGATCGCATGGGACAGTTGACGAGCGGCCTGGGCATGCCGAACCTTTTTTAG
- a CDS encoding 23S rRNA (pseudouridine(1915)-N(3))-methyltransferase RlmH: MGKLKEPFVVQGVREYLKRVERHLPLEWVQLPETKGLNASSSRDDSTRRILKALGERDFVVLLDERGAMMDSPAFSRWFYSRLEDVSGKIVFVVGGAYGVGQDLRRRADALLSLSPMTLTHELALLFVAEQLYRAVMIRLGTSYHH; encoded by the coding sequence GTGGGGAAGCTGAAGGAGCCTTTCGTCGTTCAGGGAGTGAGGGAATACCTCAAGCGCGTCGAGCGCCACCTCCCCCTTGAGTGGGTCCAGCTTCCCGAGACGAAAGGACTGAATGCCTCATCGAGCAGGGATGACTCGACGCGGCGGATTCTCAAGGCCCTTGGGGAGCGGGATTTCGTCGTTCTTCTCGACGAAAGGGGGGCGATGATGGACAGCCCCGCCTTTTCTCGATGGTTCTATAGTCGGCTGGAGGACGTTTCGGGGAAAATAGTCTTCGTCGTGGGAGGTGCCTACGGTGTCGGGCAAGATCTCAGGCGCAGGGCCGATGCCCTGCTCTCTCTTTCGCCCATGACCTTGACCCACGAGTTGGCTCTGCTTTTCGTCGCGGAGCAACTGTATCGGGCTGTCATGATTCGTCTCGGCACCTCGTACCATCATTGA
- a CDS encoding DUF951 domain-containing protein, giving the protein MEERLEPGMILRLRKPHPCGSRQWRVVRLGAEVEIECLGCGKKLLMEPYLLRKAVTKVESS; this is encoded by the coding sequence ATGGAAGAGCGCCTGGAGCCCGGAATGATCCTTCGTCTCCGCAAACCTCATCCCTGCGGAAGCCGCCAGTGGCGAGTCGTTCGTCTCGGTGCTGAAGTCGAGATCGAGTGTCTTGGCTGCGGGAAAAAGCTTTTGATGGAGCCCTACCTTCTCCGGAAAGCGGTCACTAAAGTGGAGAGCTCATGA